In the genome of Oscillospiraceae bacterium, one region contains:
- the safA gene encoding SafA/ExsA family spore coat assembly protein: MKKKLILFAVFLILASFTTVFCVGAETVTYTVVRGDSLWKISVRYQVGLSEIISANPQFKNPNLIYPGDKVYVPLTNTQTTSYEQQVIDLVNQIRVKNGLAKLTANWQLSRVARYKSQDMHDKKYFSHTSPTYGSPFDMIRNFGISFRTAGENIAQGYKTPQAVVDGWMNSSGHRANILNASFTEIGVGYVADGSYWTQMFIG; the protein is encoded by the coding sequence ATGAAGAAGAAATTAATATTATTTGCGGTCTTTCTCATACTGGCTTCATTCACAACCGTTTTCTGTGTGGGCGCCGAAACCGTAACGTATACGGTAGTTCGCGGTGACAGCCTTTGGAAAATATCTGTGAGATATCAAGTCGGATTAAGCGAGATCATATCAGCAAACCCGCAGTTTAAAAATCCTAATCTGATATACCCCGGCGACAAGGTATATGTGCCGCTGACAAACACCCAGACGACATCATATGAACAGCAGGTGATCGATCTTGTAAATCAGATACGCGTTAAAAACGGCTTGGCAAAGCTGACCGCAAACTGGCAGCTGTCAAGAGTCGCGAGGTATAAATCTCAGGATATGCACGATAAAAAGTATTTTTCACACACAAGCCCGACTTACGGATCTCCTTTCGATATGATCAGGAACTTCGGAATTTCATTCAGGACAGCCGGAGAAAATATCGCTCAGGGATATAAAACACCTCAAGCCGTGGTTGACGGCTGGATGAATTCGAGCGGACACCGTGCGAATATTCTGAACGCTTCGTTTACTGAGATAGGTGTCGGATATGTTGCGGATGGATCTTACTGGACACAAATGTTCATCGGTTAA
- a CDS encoding LytTR family DNA-binding domain-containing protein, whose amino-acid sequence MNVKLLVSSKNYKELEKYLKEKGIQVDDDAEFILSESKKAIDSLIGKNNGIIYRIETEDIIYIESFGHDVILHTKDQSFNLSERLYILENLLDPVKFIRISNSVIISKNKIVKITPTFSSKFILTLADGSNVDVTRSYYCFFKEHIGI is encoded by the coding sequence ATGAACGTCAAATTGCTTGTGAGTTCTAAAAATTATAAAGAACTTGAGAAATATCTCAAGGAAAAAGGAATTCAAGTTGACGATGATGCCGAATTTATATTATCGGAATCGAAAAAGGCAATTGATAGCCTAATCGGCAAAAACAACGGAATTATCTACCGTATAGAAACAGAAGATATTATTTATATCGAAAGCTTTGGGCACGATGTCATATTACATACAAAAGATCAAAGCTTCAATCTGTCTGAAAGGCTCTATATTCTGGAAAATCTACTTGATCCTGTAAAATTCATACGAATAAGTAATTCTGTCATTATCTCCAAGAATAAAATCGTTAAGATCACTCCGACATTCTCATCCAAATTTATCTTAACTCTTGCAGACGGGAGCAATGTTGATGTCACGCGCAGTTATTACTGCTTTTTTAAAGAACATATCGGTATATAA